Part of the Aneurinibacillus sp. REN35 genome, GTCACCTTGTGTGGCAGTAGTTACCTGATTGGAACGATATGCTTGAGCAGGATTATGAATGGCCATGCTAACTTTCCCCCTGTACTATAATCTCCATCATCTTTCTTGAGCATTGCAAGTAGCAACCTACCCAAAAAGTTTCCCTGGGGCATTCAAACTAATTACTATTATATATATCGGGAGAAGAAGCAAATTTTTTATCGAATTATATATATTTTTTATTACAACACATCTAAAATTTTTTGCAGTTCTTCTACTACAGTTTCTTGCTGTACTCTTTTCATTTCCGGCCAGATAGGCAAACTGATAACTTCTTCTGCCAATTTCTCTGCCACTGGAAGGACGACGGGGAAATCTTGATAGATAGGCAGCCGATGAACCGGTACCGGGTAATATACCATAGAACCAATCCCTTGTAAGGCTAGTTCTTTTTGTATAATATCTCTTTTCCCATTACATATCCGAATCGTATATTGATGATAGACATGTTTGTTTTCCAGCAGTTCTTCAGGTGTTACAATGTTTGGAATTCCTTTTAATAATTTATTATATGTACTAGCAATTACTCTTCGTTTTTCATTCCATCTATCAATATAAGGAAGTTTAACACGAAGAATTGCCGCTTGCAGTTCATCTAATCGAGAGTTGTATCCAAGAATCTCATTGTAATACTTTTTCTTGGATCCATGTGTCCGTAACATCCGTGCTCTTTCTGCAATCTGCTCATCATCTGTTGTAATTAGCCCGCCGTCTCCATAAGCACCTAGGTTTTTTGTTGGAAAAAAAGAAAAACACCCTACATCTCCCACCGCACCCAATTTCTTATGTTTATACTCTCCACCAAATGCTTGTGCCACATCTTCAATTACTTTTAATCCATGTTTCTGAGCACATTCATTAATTTCGTTCATATTTGCTGCTTGTCCATACAAATGAA contains:
- a CDS encoding DegT/DnrJ/EryC1/StrS family aminotransferase; this encodes MSHIPVFELTSQVETLHNELMQVIDNVLCSGQFIMGENVTAFEKEVANYIGAKYAIAVNSGTDALVIGLLAAGVGKGDEVITTPFTFFATAEAISQVGAIPVFVDVNEQTYNIDVNLIEGAVTTRTKAILPVHLYGQAANMNEINECAQKHGLKVIEDVAQAFGGEYKHKKLGAVGDVGCFSFFPTKNLGAYGDGGLITTDDEQIAERARMLRTHGSKKKYYNEILGYNSRLDELQAAILRVKLPYIDRWNEKRRVIASTYNKLLKGIPNIVTPEELLENKHVYHQYTIRICNGKRDIIQKELALQGIGSMVYYPVPVHRLPIYQDFPVVLPVAEKLAEEVISLPIWPEMKRVQQETVVEELQKILDVL